From Gemmatimonadota bacterium, the proteins below share one genomic window:
- a CDS encoding sulfatase-like hydrolase/transferase, with translation MNTRPDIIFICSDQWNARYLRCAGHPQVQTPHLDALAATGCIFDAAYTPSPVCMPARASLASGLYPHAHGFFCNYTGKLFPPEQVTLFRCLQETGYTTAKIGKYHYFSLEWGQDYEDYRDYYDQLGLDWAEETSTPFQGPFLNTGYSRLLKKEGLLDTFITDIGDRYVDGQYTPRPSPLPPDMTPDGYVCRQTLAYLDRAPTDKPLFLFASFPGPHTPLDAPGKYAKMYDPSDIVLPENYNEKRCKYGHQAIAEMTAQYMGKITHFDDRVGEIIAALKKRGNWENTVIVFSSDHGERMGEHGLISKTGFEEGSARVPLIIGGPAAPVASGHRNASPVSFLDLFPTFLDLAGAEIPDYCQAVSLLPIVSGETDSVHDAVFSEISRNDQFCYMVRDSRWKWSIQAQNERLYDLQNDPHEMQNLAQSPAHADTAQRLRNRLLTFLTDTQLNHARGYKPLFTRIGMQFPTEDPTDRKRIIHDRLRQVHKEII, from the coding sequence ATGAATACCAGACCCGACATAATCTTCATCTGTTCCGACCAGTGGAACGCGCGCTACCTGAGATGCGCGGGACACCCACAAGTACAAACCCCGCACCTCGACGCGCTTGCAGCCACAGGCTGTATCTTCGACGCGGCCTACACGCCATCGCCCGTGTGCATGCCAGCGCGCGCATCGCTCGCCAGCGGCCTCTACCCGCACGCGCACGGATTCTTTTGCAACTACACCGGCAAACTATTTCCACCCGAACAAGTCACCCTCTTCCGCTGCCTGCAAGAAACTGGCTACACCACAGCAAAGATCGGAAAATACCACTACTTCAGCCTGGAATGGGGTCAGGACTATGAAGACTACCGAGACTACTACGACCAACTCGGACTGGACTGGGCTGAAGAAACCTCGACACCATTCCAGGGACCCTTCCTGAACACGGGCTATAGCCGTCTGCTAAAAAAAGAAGGACTCCTCGACACCTTCATCACCGACATTGGCGACCGCTACGTAGATGGACAATACACCCCCCGACCCTCACCCCTACCGCCAGATATGACGCCGGACGGCTACGTCTGCCGGCAAACCCTGGCATACCTCGACCGCGCACCCACCGACAAACCCCTATTCCTCTTCGCCAGCTTTCCCGGACCTCATACACCTCTGGACGCACCCGGCAAATACGCCAAAATGTACGACCCCTCCGATATCGTCCTCCCAGAAAACTACAACGAGAAACGCTGCAAATACGGTCATCAGGCCATCGCCGAAATGACCGCCCAATACATGGGCAAAATCACCCATTTCGACGACCGCGTAGGAGAAATCATAGCCGCCCTGAAAAAACGCGGCAACTGGGAAAACACCGTCATCGTATTCTCCTCTGACCACGGAGAACGCATGGGAGAACACGGCCTCATCTCCAAAACCGGCTTTGAGGAAGGATCTGCACGCGTACCCCTCATCATCGGCGGACCAGCCGCGCCCGTCGCCAGCGGGCACCGCAACGCCTCACCCGTCTCCTTCCTGGATCTGTTCCCCACCTTCCTGGACCTGGCGGGCGCAGAAATCCCGGACTACTGCCAGGCAGTCTCGCTCCTGCCCATCGTCAGCGGTGAAACCGACAGCGTTCACGACGCCGTCTTCTCTGAAATCTCCCGCAACGACCAGTTCTGCTACATGGTGCGCGACTCCCGGTGGAAATGGTCCATCCAGGCCCAAAATGAACGCCTGTACGACCTGCAAAACGACCCGCATGAAATGCAGAACCTCGCCCAGTCACCCGCACATGCAGACACAGCCCAGCGTCTCCGCAACAGACTGCTCACATTTCTCACCGACACGCAACTCAACCACGCCCGCGGATACAAACCCTTATTCACTCGCATCGGCATGCAATTCCCAACAGAAGACCCCACAGACAGAAAACGCATCATTCACGACCGCCTGCGGCAAGTTCACAAGGAGATAATATAG
- a CDS encoding sugar phosphate isomerase/epimerase: protein MILGLASPTYSGTLPEQAPLLWLLDRCAEYDLKAMEAPLPLSGTDHPKEVKEKAADLRVTWVGYWSEDFVTPDGGGIRLRERAERAFDQASIGGVKTVVIFGRGSLHNRFTRQPPLADQLRLAADHLRPVAEAASERDIQLALLPHLDYRGHEMVSVMEKVCHPNLKMAFDTANPFPVCEEPVAAAKVVLPHAVAVAFKDVQIYPHRSNDVTIWGTPIGRGSVDFETLLPMLSEQLPNPEKTTACIKLRLPSGNAEHADWMDQSLTFLRSHL from the coding sequence GTGATTCTGGGACTGGCATCGCCAACCTACAGCGGCACTCTCCCCGAGCAGGCGCCGCTGTTGTGGTTGCTGGACCGCTGCGCGGAATACGACCTGAAGGCCATGGAAGCGCCGCTGCCCCTGTCGGGGACAGACCATCCGAAGGAAGTCAAAGAAAAAGCGGCCGATCTGAGGGTGACATGGGTGGGCTACTGGAGCGAGGATTTCGTAACACCGGACGGGGGTGGAATCCGGTTGCGAGAGCGGGCAGAGCGGGCGTTTGACCAGGCCAGTATCGGCGGGGTGAAAACGGTCGTGATCTTTGGGAGAGGGAGCCTTCACAATCGGTTTACGCGACAGCCCCCGCTGGCCGACCAGTTGCGCCTGGCGGCCGATCACCTGAGACCGGTGGCAGAAGCGGCGTCGGAAAGAGACATCCAACTCGCCTTGCTACCCCACCTGGACTACCGGGGCCACGAAATGGTATCGGTAATGGAGAAGGTGTGCCACCCGAACCTGAAGATGGCGTTCGATACCGCCAATCCCTTTCCGGTCTGCGAAGAACCAGTAGCTGCCGCAAAGGTGGTATTGCCCCACGCGGTGGCGGTAGCATTCAAAGACGTACAGATCTATCCCCATCGCTCGAACGACGTGACAATCTGGGGAACGCCGATCGGGCGAGGCTCGGTCGATTTCGAGACACTTCTGCCGATGCTATCCGAACAACTTCCCAATCCAGAAAAGACCACTGCCTGCATCAAATTGCGGCTGCCGTCCGGCAACGCCGAACACGCCGACTGGATGGACCAGAGCCTGACCTTTCTGCGGTCGCATCTCTAA
- a CDS encoding dienelactone hydrolase family protein, with amino-acid sequence MRPLSFEDDLSRLIDQAQPSLLFEGVTQEDFCVWQEAFRDVLTGLIGPRPERAALCLEFEEEIDCGVYVRRRISYQTEPGVFVPAYLLAPKGLAPGEKAPGLLCIHGHGHFGKDSVVGLNDTPERQAEIDKCSYDFGHGFAEQGYVVLAPDLRGFGERRPGYPGPRTDFCPRNYMCATLLGTTVVALHLCDLEAALDVLQGLDFVDGARLGCAGLSLGGRMTMMISAFDSRIEIAVPSGCMNLYQERYQALSQCGAQLIPGLLRYGDTPEIFSLIAPRPMVIEIGSRDRLIPHDWAERGLARIRKAYRAAGAIEDLFVDRFDGGHQFNMTVAQKVLERLHRG; translated from the coding sequence ATGCGACCCCTATCTTTTGAAGACGATCTTTCTCGTTTGATCGATCAGGCGCAGCCGTCTCTTCTGTTTGAGGGTGTGACTCAGGAGGATTTTTGCGTCTGGCAGGAAGCGTTTCGAGATGTGCTGACCGGGCTGATTGGCCCGCGGCCCGAACGGGCTGCGCTTTGTCTTGAGTTTGAGGAGGAGATCGATTGTGGTGTGTACGTGCGCAGGCGGATTTCTTACCAGACAGAGCCTGGGGTTTTTGTGCCAGCTTATCTTCTGGCGCCGAAGGGGCTGGCGCCGGGGGAAAAGGCGCCGGGTCTTCTCTGTATTCACGGGCACGGGCATTTTGGGAAGGATAGCGTGGTGGGGCTTAATGATACGCCTGAGCGGCAGGCTGAGATCGATAAATGTAGTTACGATTTCGGGCACGGGTTTGCAGAACAGGGTTATGTGGTTCTCGCTCCGGATCTTCGGGGGTTTGGGGAGCGTAGGCCCGGCTATCCCGGTCCCCGGACTGATTTTTGTCCTCGGAATTATATGTGTGCTACTTTGCTGGGTACTACTGTGGTGGCGCTCCATCTCTGCGATCTTGAGGCTGCTCTGGATGTTTTACAGGGGCTCGATTTTGTCGATGGGGCTCGGTTGGGGTGCGCGGGGCTGTCGCTGGGGGGGCGGATGACGATGATGATTTCGGCTTTTGATTCCCGGATTGAGATCGCGGTTCCGTCCGGGTGTATGAATTTGTATCAGGAGCGCTATCAGGCTCTGAGTCAGTGCGGCGCGCAGTTGATTCCCGGTCTGCTCCGCTACGGCGATACGCCGGAGATTTTTTCACTGATTGCGCCCCGGCCTATGGTTATTGAGATTGGGTCGCGAGATCGGCTTATTCCCCACGATTGGGCAGAGCGCGGTCTGGCGCGGATTCGGAAGGCGTATCGGGCTGCAGGTGCTATAGAGGATCTGTTTGTGGATCGGTTCGACGGGGGGCATCAGTTCAATATGACTGTGGCTCAGAAGGTTTTGGAGAGGTTGCACAGAGGCTGA
- a CDS encoding MBL fold metallo-hydrolase, translated as MTRLQLLCTGTPAPLAHRGGSSYLVQTGDETLIFDCGPASVRRMLEVGLALPSIDYLFLTHLHYDHCVDFAYLVLTRWDQSVGQIPELQVYGPAPTAHMAHRLFSADGAFGPDLAARTLHPGSHFVYEARGGTMPRERPNPQVREVESGDRIETDHWQVDVAEVVHVQPQLTCLAYRLTTPDGTIVFGGDTAPVDRLTDLARGADVLLHMCHFINGAVDDERLTSCCSGHLDAATTARDAGVETLVLVHLTEQLETPGVRERVLHEVGEVFDGQVILGEDLLEVPMGTIDTEPVR; from the coding sequence ATGACGCGACTTCAACTTCTCTGTACCGGCACTCCTGCCCCGCTCGCGCACCGCGGTGGCTCCAGCTATCTCGTCCAGACGGGTGACGAGACCTTGATTTTCGATTGCGGTCCGGCGTCTGTGCGGCGCATGCTCGAAGTGGGCCTTGCACTGCCCTCGATTGATTATTTGTTTCTCACCCATCTGCACTACGACCATTGTGTCGATTTTGCCTATCTGGTGCTGACGCGCTGGGATCAGAGCGTCGGCCAGATACCGGAATTGCAGGTGTACGGTCCGGCACCAACAGCGCATATGGCGCACCGGTTGTTTTCTGCCGATGGCGCCTTTGGTCCGGATCTGGCTGCCCGCACTTTGCACCCGGGTAGCCATTTTGTGTACGAGGCGCGCGGTGGGACTATGCCGCGGGAGAGGCCCAATCCACAGGTGCGCGAGGTCGAATCCGGAGATCGGATTGAGACCGATCATTGGCAGGTCGATGTGGCAGAGGTGGTACACGTGCAGCCCCAACTCACCTGTCTGGCATATCGTTTGACTACACCTGATGGTACCATCGTATTTGGCGGCGACACTGCGCCGGTGGATCGGCTTACGGATCTGGCAAGAGGTGCGGATGTGCTGCTGCACATGTGCCATTTCATCAATGGCGCGGTCGATGACGAACGCCTGACGAGTTGCTGCTCTGGTCACCTCGATGCGGCGACTACGGCGCGGGATGCGGGCGTCGAGACGCTGGTTCTCGTTCATTTGACGGAGCAGTTGGAAACGCCCGGTGTGCGGGAGCGGGTGCTGCACGAGGTGGGGGAGGTTTTCGACGGTCAGGTGATTCTCGGAGAGGATCTGCTGGAGGTGCCGATGGGTACTATTGATACGGAGCCTGTGCGATGA
- a CDS encoding CocE/NonD family hydrolase yields the protein MNNTMEILTEPDVRVPMRDGVRMAAHVFRPDAEGRFPGILLRTPYGRPKSGFERYVRAGYAVVSMDSRGRYGSEGDWVPFTEAHTGDAEDGYDSVEWLAAQPWCNGRVGTLGASYNAWMQWQLAKLRPPHLVAMCAYTIPLELTEVDWPGGFRPGRRIKWWLTSMAPDLRRRRGLPPPHTPAEALQEWNEDVESQWLDYLPWLDFPRHLPPGLAEYARDWLAHPNRRAWRFDEVHGEVAVPNLDFSGWYDHCNGSMRHLQLMQRNGRTEQARSQTKLVAGPWNHPSLGRRQVAGFDFGPDAEVDLPGMIIRWFDYWLKEVDNGIDREPVVRYFAMAGKGGYWREADTWPPANTTSRAYLLSSDGNAGFGGSGRLSADSGNDGVDRFDYDPHDPVPTLWTKELFTGPSDRRVLEERDDILCYRSEPLTEAVEVAGYPEVVLFIGSSAPDTDFFARLVDEYPPADGEQAPALEMCYGMVCVRHRNGLDTEALLELGTVVALRIQLGPTACRFEPGHRIRLEITSSDFPNHDRNHNTGRNDLADTELVRATNAVHHSADYPSRLVLPTISHPTAD from the coding sequence ATGAACAATACTATGGAGATTCTTACTGAGCCTGACGTTCGGGTGCCGATGCGCGATGGGGTGCGGATGGCGGCACATGTGTTCCGTCCCGATGCGGAGGGGCGCTTCCCTGGAATTTTGCTGCGTACGCCGTACGGCCGTCCGAAGTCCGGATTTGAGCGTTATGTGCGCGCCGGTTATGCCGTGGTGAGTATGGATTCGCGCGGGCGCTACGGGTCTGAGGGCGATTGGGTGCCGTTTACCGAGGCGCATACGGGGGATGCCGAAGATGGCTACGATTCTGTGGAGTGGCTGGCGGCGCAGCCGTGGTGCAACGGCAGGGTGGGTACTCTGGGCGCTTCTTATAATGCCTGGATGCAGTGGCAGTTGGCCAAATTGCGCCCGCCGCATCTGGTGGCGATGTGTGCGTACACGATTCCACTGGAGTTGACAGAGGTGGATTGGCCGGGTGGGTTCCGGCCGGGACGGCGCATCAAGTGGTGGCTCACTTCCATGGCTCCAGATCTTCGGCGACGCCGGGGATTGCCGCCGCCGCATACGCCAGCGGAGGCGCTGCAGGAATGGAACGAGGATGTCGAGAGTCAGTGGCTTGACTATCTTCCGTGGCTCGATTTCCCACGCCACTTGCCGCCGGGGCTGGCGGAGTACGCGAGAGACTGGCTGGCGCATCCAAACCGGCGGGCATGGCGGTTCGACGAGGTACACGGGGAAGTTGCGGTGCCAAATCTCGATTTTAGTGGCTGGTACGACCACTGCAATGGCTCAATGCGGCATCTGCAACTGATGCAGCGCAATGGCCGCACCGAGCAGGCGCGGTCGCAGACAAAGTTAGTCGCCGGTCCGTGGAACCATCCGAGTCTCGGTCGCCGGCAGGTGGCGGGGTTCGACTTTGGGCCGGATGCCGAGGTTGATTTGCCTGGTATGATCATCCGCTGGTTCGACTACTGGCTCAAAGAAGTTGATAATGGGATTGATCGCGAGCCAGTAGTGCGCTATTTCGCGATGGCGGGGAAGGGGGGATATTGGCGCGAGGCCGATACCTGGCCGCCAGCGAATACGACATCTCGTGCGTATTTGTTGAGCAGCGATGGCAATGCCGGATTTGGCGGCTCCGGGCGGCTGTCTGCCGACAGTGGAAATGACGGTGTTGATCGCTTTGACTACGATCCTCACGATCCGGTGCCGACCTTGTGGACGAAGGAGTTGTTTACGGGTCCGTCGGACCGGCGCGTGTTGGAGGAGCGCGATGATATTCTCTGCTACCGCTCTGAGCCTCTGACTGAAGCCGTGGAGGTTGCTGGCTATCCAGAGGTTGTTCTCTTTATCGGTTCGTCAGCGCCAGATACGGACTTTTTTGCGCGCCTGGTGGATGAGTACCCGCCTGCAGATGGGGAACAGGCTCCCGCGCTGGAGATGTGCTACGGCATGGTGTGCGTGCGTCACCGCAATGGCCTCGATACTGAAGCGTTGTTGGAATTGGGGACGGTGGTGGCGTTGCGCATCCAACTCGGTCCAACGGCCTGTCGTTTTGAACCGGGCCATCGCATTCGCCTGGAGATCACATCCAGCGATTTCCCCAATCACGACCGCAATCACAATACGGGCAGGAACGATCTGGCAGATACCGAGTTGGTGAGGGCGACGAATGCCGTACATCACTCGGCAGACTATCCTTCGCGGCTCGTGCTCCCCACTATTTCCCACCCGACTGCCGACTGA
- a CDS encoding MATE family efflux transporter codes for MPQSRSASRTPATPIDQTPVLPQVWAIAWPVVAASMLDAMEGLIDISMVGQLGPAAISAVGLSRQILFLTMVMAMSISTGSRTLVAQFYGAERHDDLSHTAQQAVLMGALLAVVMALLGGVIARPTLILLGAQPEVLGHAVPFLRIYFAGVIFMMLNYLISAIFGGAGDTRTPLKISCLIIILKLPLTYGLIFGAWGLPQLGVSGAAVGTLASRAVGCIVGFWLLTSGRSRVQMRWSWRLSFNRDIIGRMMRIGVPAGIQGFFRNGARILFYRVASWTSQPTTAVAALTIGLQMRMIGIMPALAFGVAATALVGQRLGAKQIPQAERFGASAIRLCMVFVVVCAIIICAFAREIVDLFTDSIAVIDMGYIMLWFFTIAQVFSALSIVSAGVLAGGGETKPPLYYTILAQWVVMLPLSYVLAFLFGMDTLGIWIAWLIGGILQGVLVWTSYLKGRWKQTVI; via the coding sequence ATGCCCCAATCCAGATCGGCTTCCCGCACGCCTGCAACTCCCATAGATCAGACGCCTGTTCTGCCCCAGGTCTGGGCTATTGCCTGGCCCGTGGTGGCTGCTTCGATGCTCGATGCAATGGAGGGTCTCATCGATATCTCCATGGTCGGGCAACTGGGTCCGGCTGCGATTTCAGCGGTGGGACTCAGTCGGCAAATTCTGTTTCTGACGATGGTGATGGCGATGTCGATCAGCACCGGGTCGCGTACTCTGGTTGCCCAATTTTACGGGGCTGAGCGCCACGATGACCTCAGCCATACGGCGCAACAGGCGGTTTTGATGGGGGCACTGCTGGCCGTTGTGATGGCCTTGCTCGGGGGCGTGATCGCCCGTCCTACATTGATTTTGTTGGGCGCACAGCCCGAGGTGCTCGGCCATGCCGTGCCTTTCCTGCGCATCTACTTTGCCGGCGTCATTTTTATGATGCTCAATTATCTCATCAGCGCGATTTTTGGCGGTGCTGGCGATACCCGAACGCCGTTGAAGATTTCGTGTCTTATTATAATTTTGAAGCTTCCTCTTACCTATGGCTTGATCTTTGGCGCCTGGGGACTGCCGCAACTGGGGGTTTCTGGTGCTGCAGTTGGTACGCTCGCGTCGCGGGCTGTGGGTTGTATTGTGGGTTTCTGGTTGCTTACTTCCGGGCGCTCGCGTGTGCAGATGCGCTGGTCCTGGCGTTTGTCTTTTAACCGCGATATTATCGGGCGGATGATGCGTATTGGGGTGCCAGCGGGGATTCAGGGATTTTTCCGCAATGGCGCGCGCATTTTGTTTTATCGGGTGGCGAGTTGGACTTCGCAGCCCACGACTGCTGTTGCCGCGCTGACGATTGGGCTACAGATGCGGATGATCGGCATTATGCCAGCGCTGGCTTTTGGCGTAGCGGCAACTGCTCTGGTTGGACAGCGATTGGGCGCAAAGCAAATACCGCAAGCGGAACGCTTTGGGGCAAGTGCGATCCGGCTCTGTATGGTGTTTGTCGTTGTTTGCGCCATTATCATTTGTGCCTTCGCCCGGGAAATCGTCGATCTGTTTACCGATTCGATAGCCGTCATTGATATGGGCTATATCATGCTCTGGTTTTTTACGATTGCACAGGTTTTCTCCGCGTTGTCCATTGTGTCCGCAGGCGTCCTGGCAGGTGGTGGTGAGACTAAGCCTCCGCTCTATTACACGATTTTGGCGCAATGGGTGGTTATGTTGCCGTTGTCCTATGTCCTGGCTTTTCTGTTTGGGATGGATACCCTCGGCATCTGGATTGCCTGGCTGATTGGCGGCATCCTTCAGGGCGTTCTGGTCTGGACGTCCTATCTAAAGGGTAGATGGAAACAGACGGTGATATAG